From one Flavobacteriales bacterium genomic stretch:
- a CDS encoding DUF4173 domain-containing protein, whose product MNAIASWIRSRSALIIALLSAFIFDRLFFQMGIGLNLALFAVLMVVLIAHRIGLEALSLPARWAMLGTVVAALMVAVHGSVIAPIMAVLGLIWSSAMGHERTLRSIPLAFSQALANYVSLPIATLDGTNELLPKRGAARTGWRWARLSVIPLLVLAIFFQLYRVGNPKFDHLTAGFLDGIWQVVAQFFELVFTAHALFFLFGLFVCAGMLFRFAPKLVAQWEEGMSDAMRRIRVNRPHWLAPLAMDPLERERRRGIVLLALVNVLLLVVNIIDIDWVWFGFTVPEDFSLKQFVHEGTWALIFSILLSIVVVLWFFRGNQNFYWRNAWLKRLALLWVVQNGILAVSVFLRNWHYIGFHGLAYKRIGVIVFLALVLVGLVTLFIKVRERRTLYYLVRVNTWAAFAMLIGLTTVDWDSFIVRVNLRHSNPGEIDIDNYLAMSDKVLPLLYANIGLVEQQMERHKSNRVRWVGHLEPQAFRTALDAKRDRFMERMQAQHWQEWTWSDARTLSCLKEKAVVAVR is encoded by the coding sequence ATGAATGCCATCGCCTCCTGGATCCGATCCCGGTCCGCACTGATCATCGCACTGCTCTCGGCCTTCATCTTCGACCGGCTCTTCTTCCAGATGGGCATCGGTTTGAATCTTGCGCTCTTCGCCGTGCTCATGGTGGTGCTCATTGCGCACCGCATCGGGTTGGAGGCCTTGAGTCTGCCAGCGCGCTGGGCGATGCTCGGCACCGTGGTGGCCGCCTTGATGGTAGCGGTCCATGGCAGCGTGATCGCGCCGATCATGGCGGTGCTCGGTTTGATCTGGTCGAGCGCGATGGGCCATGAGCGCACGCTCCGGAGCATCCCGCTCGCCTTCTCGCAAGCCCTCGCGAACTACGTGTCGCTGCCCATTGCCACGCTCGATGGCACCAATGAGCTCCTTCCGAAGCGTGGCGCCGCGCGCACCGGTTGGCGCTGGGCACGGTTGAGCGTGATCCCGTTGCTCGTACTCGCGATCTTCTTCCAGCTTTATCGTGTGGGCAATCCGAAATTCGATCACCTCACGGCCGGATTCCTCGACGGCATCTGGCAGGTAGTCGCTCAGTTCTTCGAGCTGGTATTCACGGCGCATGCCCTTTTCTTCCTCTTCGGCCTCTTCGTCTGCGCGGGAATGCTATTCCGCTTCGCGCCCAAGCTGGTGGCGCAATGGGAAGAGGGGATGAGCGACGCCATGCGCCGGATCCGCGTAAATCGCCCGCATTGGCTCGCGCCGTTGGCGATGGATCCATTGGAGCGCGAGCGCCGTCGCGGGATAGTCCTGTTGGCCCTGGTGAACGTGCTGCTGTTGGTGGTGAATATCATCGACATCGATTGGGTGTGGTTCGGCTTCACCGTGCCTGAGGATTTCAGCCTGAAGCAGTTCGTGCATGAGGGCACATGGGCGCTGATCTTCAGCATCCTGCTGAGCATCGTGGTGGTGCTCTGGTTCTTCCGGGGCAATCAGAACTTCTATTGGCGCAACGCCTGGCTTAAGCGCCTCGCCCTGCTGTGGGTGGTACAGAACGGCATCCTGGCGGTCTCCGTGTTCCTGCGCAACTGGCATTACATCGGTTTCCATGGCCTGGCCTACAAGCGCATCGGCGTGATCGTGTTCCTCGCGCTCGTGCTGGTCGGGCTGGTCACCTTGTTCATCAAGGTGCGCGAGCGGCGCACGCTCTACTACTTGGTGCGGGTGAACACCTGGGCCGCCTTCGCCATGCTGATCGGCCTCACCACGGTCGATTGGGACAGCTTCATCGTGCGCGTGAACCTGAGGCACAGCAACCCGGGCGAGATCGACATCGACAATTACCTCGCGATGAGCGACAAGGTGCTGCCGCTGCTCTATGCCAACATTGGCCTTGTGGAACAGCAGATGGAACGGCACAAGAGCAACCGCGTCCGTTGGGTCGGTCATTTGGAGCCGCAGGCGTTCCGGACTGCCCTTGATGCGAAGCGCGACCGATTCATGGAGCGCATGCAGGCCCAGCACTGGCAGGAGTGGACCTGGTCGGACGCGCGAACACTTAGCTGTCTGAAGGAGAAGGCGGTCGTAGCTGTGCGATGA
- a CDS encoding endonuclease/exonuclease/phosphatase family protein, with the protein MNHRRQLFITSLLLALACGLAFAPDAYLPMLARAFALWWAVAFTAISLLLLLKRWWWPASAAMLGSLIVLQLLQVPSQDLIAPSERPHLRIAHLNVLQPNTRRSAVLAEILGADADLVSVQEVSPEWALALREGLKSEYPHQVIAPRTNCYGIALFSRVPLHHAEVVVMAGAPFIEAEVGTEAGPVRVFIAHATSPGSPGQFARRNAQLRALADRIARSELPTVLIGDLNTVHWDDAYRRLCAGSGLRSLNDPGMATWPSIGPIAFIPLDHALVRGPLRASAIGSFSIPGSDHRGLLAQLHISHAH; encoded by the coding sequence ATGAATCATCGCCGCCAGCTATTCATCACCTCGCTGCTGCTCGCGCTCGCGTGCGGACTGGCTTTCGCGCCCGATGCCTATTTGCCCATGTTGGCGCGCGCCTTCGCGCTCTGGTGGGCCGTGGCGTTCACGGCAATCTCACTCTTGCTGCTGCTCAAGCGCTGGTGGTGGCCGGCATCGGCCGCGATGCTTGGCTCGCTCATCGTGCTGCAGCTCCTGCAAGTGCCCAGCCAGGACCTGATCGCCCCAAGTGAGAGGCCTCATCTGCGCATTGCTCACTTGAATGTGCTCCAGCCGAATACACGTCGCAGTGCGGTCCTCGCCGAGATCCTCGGGGCCGATGCCGACCTGGTGAGTGTGCAGGAGGTCAGTCCGGAATGGGCGCTGGCGCTGCGCGAGGGCTTGAAATCCGAGTACCCGCACCAGGTGATCGCGCCCCGCACCAATTGCTATGGCATCGCGCTATTCAGCCGCGTGCCCTTGCACCATGCGGAGGTCGTTGTCATGGCCGGGGCTCCGTTCATCGAAGCCGAGGTGGGAACTGAAGCAGGCCCGGTCCGCGTCTTCATCGCGCACGCCACGTCGCCGGGCAGCCCTGGCCAATTCGCGCGGCGCAATGCCCAACTGCGCGCACTTGCCGATCGCATCGCACGGAGCGAATTGCCCACCGTGCTCATCGGCGATCTGAACACCGTGCATTGGGACGATGCCTACCGCAGGCTTTGCGCAGGCAGCGGACTCCGCTCCTTGAATGATCCGGGCATGGCTACGTGGCCATCCATCGGACCGATCGCCTTCATCCCTCTCGATCATGCCTTGGTGCGCGGGCCGTTGCGCGCATCAGCGATCGGCAGTTTCAGTATTCCTGGCAGCGACCACCGCGGGTTGCTCGCCCAACTCCACATCTCCCATGCGCACTGA
- a CDS encoding transcriptional regulator: MIEGLHKAFESRVRLGIMAVLAVNEWVDHAQLKELLGVTDGNLASHLSALEELKYVQVRKRFIGKRPNTSYKATAAGGRAFRDHLDAIERLIPKP, from the coding sequence ATGATAGAAGGGCTCCATAAAGCATTCGAGAGCCGGGTGCGCTTGGGCATCATGGCCGTGCTCGCCGTGAATGAGTGGGTGGACCATGCGCAATTGAAGGAGCTCCTAGGCGTTACCGATGGCAACCTCGCCAGCCACTTGTCCGCCTTGGAGGAATTGAAGTACGTGCAGGTGCGCAAGCGCTTCATCGGCAAGCGCCCCAACACCAGCTACAAGGCGACCGCAGCCGGCGGGCGCGCATTCCGTGATCACCTCGACGCCATCGAGCGCCTCATACCCAAACCTTGA